A stretch of Streptomyces vietnamensis DNA encodes these proteins:
- a CDS encoding sodium:proton antiporter, which yields MGTWPYLAAGWVLLVALYGLVTSRNLIHAIGCLAVAQSSTYLLLLAVGYRRGATAPVYSDLTPGTRPVVDPVVQALALTDVVVGATVTALLLALTIQLRKRHRTVDPQALTGLKG from the coding sequence TACCTCGCCGCCGGCTGGGTCCTGCTGGTCGCCCTGTACGGACTGGTCACCAGCCGCAACCTGATCCACGCCATCGGCTGCCTGGCGGTCGCCCAGTCCTCCACCTATCTCCTGCTGCTTGCCGTCGGCTACCGTCGCGGAGCGACCGCCCCCGTGTACTCCGACCTCACCCCCGGCACCCGTCCGGTCGTCGACCCCGTCGTGCAGGCACTGGCGCTGACCGATGTCGTCGTCGGCGCCACCGTCACCGCCCTGCTGCTCGCCCTCACCATCCAACTGCGCAAGCGCCACCGCACCGTCGACCCCCAGGCCCTCACGGGCCTGAAGGGCTGA